The following coding sequences are from one Pedosphaera parvula Ellin514 window:
- a CDS encoding GNAT family N-acetyltransferase, producing the protein MELARKFATSFEVERKAFANSFANLLSAGDAHLSVAELENKTVGYVLGFDHFTFFANGRVAWVEEIMVLEDFRRQGIGKLLMEDFEQWASLRGSKLIALATRRASSFYQALGYDESAVYFRKRL; encoded by the coding sequence ATGGAACTTGCGCGGAAGTTCGCCACTTCATTCGAGGTGGAGAGAAAAGCCTTTGCAAATTCCTTTGCAAATCTGCTGTCGGCCGGCGATGCCCATCTCTCCGTTGCAGAGTTGGAAAATAAGACGGTCGGTTACGTTTTGGGTTTTGATCATTTTACTTTTTTTGCCAACGGGCGCGTGGCGTGGGTTGAGGAAATCATGGTGCTGGAGGATTTCCGCCGACAGGGCATTGGCAAATTACTGATGGAAGATTTTGAGCAGTGGGCCTCCCTGCGAGGCTCGAAGTTGATTGCCCTGGCCACTCGCAGGGCCTCGTCCTTTTACCAGGCTTTGGGCTATGATGAGTCGGCTGTCTACTTTAGAAAGCGCTTATGA